A single window of Vigna unguiculata cultivar IT97K-499-35 chromosome 1, ASM411807v1, whole genome shotgun sequence DNA harbors:
- the LOC114187404 gene encoding increased DNA methylation 1-like: MSCCCKYCGLQCEKTVIAFEGLAPFQMSTECLVCEKRFHLSCLKSHGGNSARNKRLPLCGNGCREIYERLQGLLRVKHNIEDGFSWSFIYRADTDPNLTRLDAENVECNAKLGVALSVLSESFMPYIEEGSGTNIIQSIVYSCGSNFPRLDCKGFITAILEKDYEIISVASIRIHGNQLAELPFVATVFAYRKKGMFARLLRIIESTLSHLNVELLVVPTVKQTRETWIRSFGFEPVDSTTEKIIKGVNMLVCRGTEKLQKRLPKLT, from the exons ATGAGTTGCTGCTGCAAATATTGTGGGCTGCAGTGTGAAAAGACTGTGATCGCCTTTGAAGGCCTTGCCCCGTTTCAGATGTCGACCGAATGCCTTGTATGCGAGAAAAGAT ttcACCTATCCTGTCTTAAGTCCCATGGAGGCAATTCCGCTCGTAACAAAAGGCTACCCTTATGTGGAAACGGATGTAGGGAG ATATATGAGAGACTTCAAGGGCTTCTTCGTGTTAAACATAACATAGAGGATGGATTTTCTTGGTCTTTTATTTACCGGGCAGATACTGACCCTAATTTAACAAGGTTAGACGCCGAAAATGTTGAATGCAATGCCAAACTGGGAGTTGCATTATCGGTATTGAGTGAGAGCTTCATGCCATACATTGAAGAGGGAAGCGGGACAAATATAATACAAAGTATTGTATATAGTTGTGG GTCAAACTTTCCTCGCCTGGACTGTAAGGGGTTTATTACTGCGATTCTAGAGAAAGATTATGAGATTATCAGCGTTGCATCAATCAG GATTCATGGGAACCAACTAGCAGAGTTGCCATTTGTTGCAACTGTTTTTGCTTATAGGAAGAAAGGAATGTTCGCTCGGCTTCTAAGGATAATTGAATCG ACACTCAGTCACCTCAACGTTGAGTTATTGGTGGTACCAACCGTGAAACAAACCAGAGAAACTTGGATTCGTTCTTTCGGGTTTGAGCCAGTCGATTCGACAACAGAGAAAATAATAAAGGGCGTGAATATGTTGGTTTGTCGTGGCACAGAAAAGTTACAGAAGAGGTTACCAAAGCTTACATAA
- the LOC114163978 gene encoding transcription repressor OFP12-like produces the protein MMPNMPRTGERRRKRNNLSRLNFNLCFSIPMQPFTPQSSPTATSSTVLQNQNKKPLSQPATSTSPIRNYDPTNPFPSLGPEPQPADLATAFVSQRFFFTYPGRSNSIVESTVTDTDCATSSSSPRNPVATVEEKAKTALEGSVAVEMYSLDPYADFRHSMEEMVAASPELIDVAANWKELLFCYLALNPKSTHKFILSAFSDLLLSLLSQSSPPPQDADAGDVPVGGDGCSN, from the coding sequence ATGATGCCAAACATGCCGCGAAccggagaaagaagaagaaaaagaaacaaccTTAGCCGCTTGAACTTCAACCTATGTTTCTCAATCCCCATGCAACCGTTCACACCACAATCTTCCCCTACCGCCACCTCTTCAACCGTTCTTCagaatcaaaacaaaaaaccaCTATCACAACCCGCCACGTCAACGTCCCCGATCAGGAACTACGACCCTACTAACCCATTCCCGAGCCTCGGACCTGAACCCCAACCTGCTGACCTGGCCACCGCCTTCGTCTCCCAACGCTTCTTCTTCACCTACCCCGGCCGATCCAACTCCATCGTCGAATCCACCGTCACCGACACCGATTGCGCCACCTCCTCATCCTCGCCAAGAAATCCAGTCGCAACCGTCGAAGAAAAGGCGAAAACAGCGCTCGAAGGCAGCGTTGCGGTAGAGATGTATTCGCTGGACCCTTACGCGGATTTCCGGCACTCCATGGAGGAGATGGTGGCGGCGAGTCCCGAGTTGATCGATGTGGCAGCTAATTGGAAAGAGCTTCTTTTCTGCTACCTCGCGCTCAACCCGAAGAGCACGCACAAGTTCATCCTCTCCGCTTTTTCTGATCTTCTTCTCAGCCTCCTCTCGCAATCTTCTCCTCCGCCGCAGGATGCAGATGCCGGCGACGTTCCCGTCGGTGGCGATGGATGTTCGAATTAG